The proteins below come from a single Vanessa cardui chromosome 7, ilVanCard2.1, whole genome shotgun sequence genomic window:
- the LOC124531264 gene encoding uncharacterized protein LOC124531264: protein MSRHNCLAAAVLLAVLCLADAQRRLALPDPRSCANRVRHSTYRDARGVLHSYFFSWEHAPTRNLEVDWLDARNICRRHCMDAVSMETPQENEFIKQKVARGNVRYIWTSGRKCNFAGCDRPDLQPPNVNGWFWSGSGAKIGPTTQRNTGDWSYTGGYGQAQPDNREAAQGNDESCLAILNNFYNDGVKWHDVACHHVKPFVCEDSDELLNFVRSRNPGLRL from the exons ATGAGCCGGCACAATTGCCTGGCAGCCGCCGTGTTGTTGGCGGTTCTCTGCCTTGCCGATGCCCAGAGGCGTTTGGCCCTGCCTGACCCCAGAAGTTGCGCTAACA GAGTTCGGCATTCTACATATCGCGATGCACGTGGCGTACTGCATTCATACTTCTTCAGCTGGGAACATGCACCAACCCGAAACCTTGAAGTAGACTGGCTTGACGCAAGAAATATCTGTCGAAGACATTGTATGGACGCTGTCTCCATGGAAACTCCTCAG gaaaacgaatttataaaGCAGAAGGTTGCGCGCGGTAATGTTCGTTACATTTGGACGTCGGGTCGTAAGTGTAACTTTGCTGGTTGCGACCGTCCTGACTTGCAACCTCCTAATGTGAATGGCTGGTTCTGGTCTGGATCTGGCGCTAAAATCGGACCTACCACGCAACGAAACACCGGAGATTGGTCCTACACTGGCGGTTATGGCCAGGCGCAACCTGACAACAGAGAAGCCGCTCaa GGTAACGACGAGTCTTGTTTGGCAATCTTAAATAACTTCTACAACGACGGCGTCAAATGGCACGACGTCGCTTGTCACCACGTGAAACCGTTTGTATGCGAGGACAGCGACGAACTGCTCAACTTCGTGCGCTCGCGTAACCCTGGCCTGCGTCTCTGA